The proteins below are encoded in one region of Fibrella aestuarina BUZ 2:
- a CDS encoding amidohydrolase family protein, which yields MQKQLLSLLLAIGLVQASHLQTMAQSVSQTTFPQNGVRDERSNLYAFTNATIVVDPKTTLQNATLVVRDGRIEAVGTSVSVPKGAVVTNLAGRRIYPGLIDLDSDYGMPEVKRPTGGGFGGFGAPQLESNKKGPYYWNQAIQPENDASQLFKAVTAKADEYRKVGFGAVLTHAHDGIARGNGTLVTLADERENALVLRNGLSQHFSFSRGSSGQNYPNSIMGSVALLRQALYDAQWYKNGGNKGQMNLSLDAFNRMAGVPSFFEAGDKMGIVRADRIGDEFGMQFIIRGAGDEYQRIDEVKATGATLIVPVTYPTAFDVEDPWDADNVSLAEMKHWEMAPANAAMLTQAGIPFVLTSAGLKNRADFMANVRKAIENGLTEQQALEALTTGPARLIKADDLLGTLAVGKVANFLITSGNLFAADNVIYENWIRGKQYVVTNRNVADLRGTYDLKLENNPGLKLIVSGNNPDKPEYQITQNDTTKLTPTVSVDFNLISMRVALDKRQPTALTRLTGYRDGTSYKGEGEQPDGKRINWSATLSKPYSASLAKADTATKKKPEMGGMLYPFVGMGTAQRPQPQPMLFRNVTVWTNEKDGILTNADVLVQNGKIAQVGRGLTAPAGVSVVDGTGKHLTNGIIDEHSHIALFSINEGSQSSTAEVRMMDALNPEDINIYRQLAGGVTSSQLLHGSANAIGGQSALVKLKWGETADNMLIKGADGFIKFALGENVKQANWGDANRVRFPQTRMGVEQVYMDHFMRAKEYAKAWDDYNAQSKAQGKAGKKKGAATTGTLMAPRRDIELDALAEILAKKRFITCHSYVQSEINMLMKVADSLGFKVNTFTHILEGYKVADKMAKHGVGGSTFSDWWAYKMEVKDAIPYNAALMSREGVLVSINSDDAEMARRLNQEAAKTVEYGGIPEEDAWKMVTLNPAKLLHLDSHMGSIRAGKDADLVLWNAHPLSIYARPDLTIIDGAVYYSRTADEQVQEQMHRERARLIQKMIQAKAGGQTAQRPTMRRQRMWHCEDIEGIMAEGEEK from the coding sequence ATGCAAAAACAACTATTGTCGCTTCTCTTGGCAATTGGGTTGGTGCAGGCGAGTCACTTGCAGACAATGGCGCAGTCCGTGTCGCAGACGACTTTCCCCCAGAATGGTGTTCGTGACGAACGCAGCAACCTATACGCCTTTACCAATGCTACCATCGTGGTAGATCCCAAAACCACCCTCCAGAACGCTACGCTCGTCGTGCGCGATGGGCGCATTGAAGCCGTCGGTACGTCGGTGAGCGTACCCAAGGGCGCGGTGGTTACCAACCTGGCCGGGCGGCGCATTTACCCCGGCCTCATCGACCTCGACTCCGACTATGGTATGCCCGAGGTGAAACGGCCCACAGGCGGTGGTTTCGGCGGTTTTGGTGCCCCACAACTCGAATCCAATAAGAAGGGTCCCTACTACTGGAACCAGGCCATCCAGCCCGAAAACGACGCGAGCCAGCTCTTCAAGGCGGTTACGGCCAAAGCCGATGAATACCGCAAAGTAGGGTTCGGCGCCGTGCTGACCCACGCCCACGACGGCATCGCCCGGGGTAACGGTACGCTTGTGACGCTGGCCGACGAACGCGAAAATGCGCTGGTGCTCCGCAACGGTCTCAGCCAGCATTTCTCGTTTAGCCGGGGCTCGTCGGGTCAGAATTACCCCAACTCCATCATGGGCTCGGTAGCCTTGCTGCGGCAGGCGCTCTACGACGCGCAGTGGTACAAAAACGGCGGGAACAAAGGTCAGATGAACCTCTCGCTCGACGCGTTCAACCGGATGGCCGGCGTGCCTTCGTTCTTCGAGGCAGGCGATAAGATGGGCATCGTTCGGGCCGACCGTATCGGCGACGAATTCGGGATGCAGTTCATCATCCGGGGTGCGGGCGACGAATACCAGCGCATCGACGAGGTAAAAGCCACCGGGGCCACGCTCATTGTGCCGGTAACGTACCCAACGGCCTTCGACGTAGAGGACCCTTGGGATGCCGACAACGTATCGCTGGCCGAAATGAAGCACTGGGAAATGGCGCCCGCCAACGCGGCCATGCTCACACAGGCGGGGATTCCGTTTGTGCTGACGAGCGCGGGCCTGAAAAACCGGGCCGATTTCATGGCCAATGTGCGGAAGGCGATCGAAAACGGCCTGACCGAACAGCAGGCCCTCGAAGCCCTAACCACGGGCCCGGCCCGCCTCATCAAGGCCGACGATCTGCTGGGTACGTTGGCCGTGGGCAAAGTGGCCAACTTCCTTATCACGTCGGGCAACCTGTTTGCCGCCGACAACGTCATTTACGAAAACTGGATTCGCGGCAAGCAGTATGTGGTGACCAACCGCAACGTCGCCGATCTGCGGGGTACGTATGATCTCAAGCTTGAGAACAACCCCGGTCTGAAACTGATCGTATCGGGCAATAACCCCGACAAGCCGGAGTACCAGATTACCCAGAACGATACCACCAAGTTAACACCAACGGTATCGGTTGATTTCAACCTGATCTCGATGCGGGTGGCGCTGGACAAACGCCAGCCCACTGCCCTGACCCGCCTGACGGGCTACCGCGACGGCACGTCGTATAAAGGGGAAGGCGAGCAGCCCGACGGCAAACGCATCAATTGGTCGGCCACGCTGAGCAAACCGTACAGCGCCAGCCTTGCCAAAGCCGACACGGCCACCAAAAAGAAGCCCGAGATGGGCGGAATGCTGTATCCCTTTGTCGGGATGGGAACGGCCCAGCGCCCGCAACCGCAGCCCATGCTATTCCGCAACGTGACGGTCTGGACCAACGAAAAGGACGGCATTCTGACCAACGCCGACGTGCTGGTGCAAAACGGCAAGATCGCCCAGGTAGGTCGCGGCCTCACGGCCCCCGCGGGCGTGTCGGTGGTAGATGGCACGGGTAAACACCTCACCAACGGCATCATCGACGAACACTCGCACATCGCCCTGTTTTCGATCAACGAAGGCTCTCAGTCGAGCACGGCTGAGGTGCGGATGATGGACGCGCTCAACCCCGAAGACATCAACATCTACCGGCAACTGGCGGGTGGCGTTACGTCGTCGCAACTGCTGCACGGCTCGGCCAACGCCATCGGCGGGCAGTCGGCGCTGGTAAAGCTGAAATGGGGCGAAACGGCCGACAATATGCTCATCAAAGGGGCCGACGGGTTCATCAAATTTGCCCTCGGCGAGAACGTGAAGCAGGCTAACTGGGGCGATGCCAACCGGGTGCGGTTCCCGCAAACGCGGATGGGTGTCGAGCAGGTATACATGGATCATTTCATGCGGGCCAAAGAATACGCCAAAGCGTGGGACGACTACAACGCACAAAGCAAGGCGCAGGGTAAGGCCGGGAAGAAAAAAGGGGCCGCTACTACAGGTACGTTAATGGCGCCCCGCCGCGACATCGAGCTTGACGCGCTGGCCGAAATTCTGGCTAAAAAGCGCTTCATCACCTGCCACAGTTACGTGCAGTCGGAGATCAACATGCTGATGAAAGTAGCCGATTCGCTGGGCTTCAAGGTGAACACGTTTACGCACATTCTGGAAGGCTACAAGGTGGCTGACAAAATGGCGAAGCACGGTGTCGGTGGCTCAACCTTCTCAGACTGGTGGGCCTACAAAATGGAGGTGAAAGACGCCATTCCGTACAACGCCGCGCTGATGAGCCGCGAAGGGGTACTGGTGTCGATCAACTCGGATGACGCCGAGATGGCCCGTCGCCTGAATCAGGAAGCGGCCAAGACGGTCGAGTACGGCGGTATTCCTGAAGAAGACGCCTGGAAAATGGTGACGCTGAACCCGGCCAAGTTGCTGCACCTCGATAGCCACATGGGCAGTATCCGGGCCGGTAAAGACGCCGACCTGGTGCTTTGGAACGCGCACCCGCTGTCGATCTACGCCCGCCCCGACCTGACGATCATCGACGGAGCCGTGTATTACAGCCGCACCGCCGACGAGCAGGTCCAGGAGCAGATGCACCGCGAGCGCGCCCGCCTGATCCAGAAGATGATTCAGGCCAAAGCCGGTGGCCAGACGGCCCAACGCCCCACCATGCGCCGCCAGCGGATGTGGCATTGCGAAGACATTGAAGGCATTATGGCCGAAGGCGAAGAAAAGTAA
- a CDS encoding DUF3570 domain-containing protein: protein MKKVVLTVATLLAFTAGRAQVKRDTTRSGSPVYYERSLGPTNGTAPRQTASATPPKGPYESRGLKLEEINFVSSYYQQDGNNSAITGGIGTEKLTDIANSFDLTLSAVDRKGRQHYLNIDANIDYYTSASSDNIDPVFSGASRSDVHIYPSVSWRVFNPVTRVTKGFSYAYSTEYDYRSHGFTAQFAKLSADRNREVSVRGSAFLDTYDAILPAELRPAYYGSGSHSDRTRVDSKPRQTFNLALSVSQVINKRLQVLGTLEPSFQQGLLSTPFHRVYFTDGTETTERLPGTRLKFPVSLRANYFQGDHAILRTFYRFYVDDWGMVAHTANVEVPIKLTAFLSISPFYRFHTQTAVDYFRPYGQHNPTLPYHTSDYDIGNISTQFVGTGIRMAPPGGVLGVRPWQSLELRYGHYLRSTGLTANIITLLVKVK, encoded by the coding sequence ATGAAGAAAGTCGTACTCACCGTAGCGACCCTGCTGGCTTTTACGGCAGGCCGGGCACAAGTCAAACGCGACACAACCCGATCAGGCAGCCCCGTCTATTACGAAAGAAGCCTTGGCCCGACGAACGGCACGGCACCACGCCAAACCGCCTCGGCTACGCCCCCCAAAGGCCCGTATGAAAGCCGGGGGTTGAAGCTGGAAGAAATCAATTTCGTGTCGAGCTATTACCAGCAGGACGGCAATAACTCGGCCATTACGGGTGGCATTGGCACCGAGAAACTGACCGATATCGCCAACTCGTTCGATCTGACGCTGTCGGCGGTAGACCGGAAAGGGCGGCAGCATTACCTCAACATCGACGCCAACATCGACTATTACACCTCGGCCTCGTCGGACAATATCGACCCGGTCTTTTCGGGGGCTTCACGCAGCGACGTGCACATCTATCCGTCGGTGTCGTGGCGGGTCTTCAACCCGGTAACGCGTGTAACGAAAGGCTTCAGCTATGCGTATTCGACGGAGTACGATTACCGGTCGCACGGGTTTACGGCGCAGTTTGCCAAGCTCTCGGCCGACCGCAATCGGGAAGTGAGCGTACGGGGAAGCGCCTTTCTGGATACCTACGACGCCATTTTACCCGCCGAACTACGCCCAGCGTACTACGGTTCCGGCTCCCACAGCGACCGAACACGCGTCGACAGCAAACCCCGGCAAACGTTCAATCTGGCGTTGTCGGTATCGCAGGTGATCAACAAACGCTTACAGGTGCTGGGTACGTTGGAGCCGTCCTTTCAGCAGGGGTTGCTGAGCACCCCATTTCACCGCGTTTATTTTACCGATGGCACCGAAACCACCGAACGCCTGCCCGGCACACGCCTCAAGTTCCCAGTGAGCCTCCGCGCCAACTACTTCCAGGGCGATCACGCCATTCTGCGAACGTTTTATCGGTTCTATGTCGATGATTGGGGCATGGTAGCGCATACGGCCAATGTGGAAGTGCCCATCAAGCTGACGGCGTTCCTGTCGATCAGCCCGTTCTACCGGTTCCACACCCAAACGGCAGTCGACTATTTCCGTCCCTACGGACAGCATAACCCGACGTTGCCATACCACACCAGCGATTACGACATCGGCAACATCTCGACCCAATTTGTGGGAACGGGTATCCGAATGGCGCCGCCGGGTGGCGTGTTGGGCGTTCGGCCCTGGCAATCGCTCGAACTGCGTTACGGCCATTACCTCCGCAGTACCGGCCTGACGGCCAATATTATAACGCTGCTGGTGAAGGTGAAATAG
- a CDS encoding amidohydrolase family protein, giving the protein MKHILTTILSLTALTGALAQNPAPARPQERPIALLGGTIHTGTGQVIPNGYITFDKGVIQGVGDATTVRLNTDQYQVIDVAGKHIYPGLISPSSLVGLQEIASVRATVDSREIGVLNPNVRALIAYDTDSEVIPTIRNNGILITQAMPLGGTVSGSSSIMHTDGWNWEDAVLKKDDGLWLNWPGYYARNFDFETFEASIKKNDKRDETLRSLQATFAEAKAYAETTPAPMPVNLRFEAMRGLFNGTQNLYVRADYAKDIIEAVRFAKAAGVPKVVIIGGEEADKAASFLKENNVPVLLSALHRLPNRQDEAVDLPYRMPGILQKAGVLVGLSYGEEWWRTRNLPFLAGTAAGFGVSDREEALKMITANTAKILGIDQQVGTLEKGKQATIVVSKGDILDMRTNVVEQAFIQGRQVNLDDKHKRLYNKFKTKYGQK; this is encoded by the coding sequence ATGAAGCACATTCTCACAACTATATTGTCGCTGACGGCGCTTACGGGCGCGCTGGCGCAAAACCCCGCCCCGGCACGGCCGCAGGAGCGGCCCATCGCGCTGCTGGGCGGCACCATCCATACCGGCACGGGGCAGGTGATCCCAAACGGCTATATCACCTTTGATAAAGGCGTGATTCAGGGCGTGGGCGACGCCACGACCGTGCGCCTCAATACCGATCAATACCAGGTGATCGACGTGGCGGGCAAGCACATCTACCCCGGCCTGATTTCGCCGTCGTCGCTGGTGGGTTTGCAGGAAATTGCGTCGGTCCGGGCCACCGTCGACTCACGCGAGATTGGCGTGCTGAACCCCAACGTACGGGCGTTGATCGCCTACGACACCGATTCGGAAGTCATCCCGACCATCCGCAACAACGGTATCCTCATCACGCAGGCCATGCCGCTGGGGGGTACCGTATCCGGCTCCTCGTCGATCATGCACACCGACGGCTGGAACTGGGAAGATGCCGTCCTGAAAAAAGACGACGGGCTGTGGCTCAACTGGCCCGGCTATTACGCCCGTAACTTCGACTTCGAGACGTTCGAAGCCTCCATCAAGAAAAACGACAAGCGCGACGAGACGCTACGCTCCCTGCAGGCCACCTTTGCCGAAGCCAAAGCCTACGCCGAAACGACGCCTGCCCCCATGCCGGTAAACCTTCGTTTCGAAGCGATGCGTGGCCTGTTCAACGGTACCCAGAACCTGTATGTGCGGGCCGATTACGCCAAAGACATCATCGAAGCAGTGCGGTTTGCCAAAGCAGCAGGCGTACCTAAGGTGGTGATCATCGGAGGCGAAGAGGCCGACAAAGCCGCGTCGTTCCTGAAGGAAAACAACGTACCTGTGTTGTTGAGCGCGCTGCACCGCCTGCCCAACCGGCAGGACGAAGCCGTTGACCTCCCTTACCGGATGCCAGGCATCCTGCAAAAAGCGGGCGTGCTGGTGGGCCTGAGCTACGGCGAAGAGTGGTGGCGGACCCGCAACCTGCCGTTTCTGGCCGGTACAGCCGCTGGCTTTGGCGTGTCTGACCGCGAAGAGGCGCTGAAGATGATCACGGCCAACACCGCTAAAATTCTGGGTATCGACCAGCAAGTGGGTACGTTGGAGAAAGGCAAGCAGGCCACCATCGTGGTATCGAAAGGCGACATTCTGGACATGCGCACCAACGTGGTGGAGCAGGCTTTCATCCAGGGCCGCCAGGTGAACCTCGACGACAAGCATAAGCGCCTCTACAACAAGTTCAAAACCAAGTACGGGCAGAAGTAA
- a CDS encoding M16 family metallopeptidase, with amino-acid sequence MIRYDQFVLDNGLRVFVHEDASTPMAAVNILYNVGSRDEDPERTGFAHLFEHLMFGGSRHIPVYDEPLQRVGGENNAFTSADITNYYITLPSANLETAFWLESDRMLSLSFDQQVLDVQQKVVIEEFNQRYLNQPYGDVWLKLRPVAYQQHPYRWATIGKDISHIENAVLDDVKAFFFKYYVPNNAILVVAGNVTTEQVKQLCKKWFEPIPAGKEYIRNLPAEPAQSEARFIETTADVPLNALYKAYHMPGRFAPDFQTADLLSDVLGRSKSSRLYRKLLKEEAIFSNVGAYITASLDPGLLLVQGNLNEGVTLEEADAAVQNVLQELIDSNVPDDELMKVKNQAESTMAFSEVELLNRAMNLAFAANAGDPEWVNQEAEKIQAVTADGLRDMAQQILRPENSSTLYYRRA; translated from the coding sequence ATGATTCGATACGATCAGTTTGTGCTCGACAATGGGCTGCGGGTGTTTGTGCACGAAGATGCCAGCACGCCAATGGCCGCCGTCAATATTTTGTACAATGTCGGCTCGCGCGACGAAGACCCCGAGCGCACCGGTTTCGCCCATCTCTTTGAGCACCTGATGTTTGGGGGCTCGCGGCATATTCCCGTCTACGACGAGCCGTTGCAGCGCGTTGGGGGCGAAAACAACGCCTTTACCAGCGCCGACATCACCAACTATTACATCACGCTCCCCTCGGCCAACCTCGAGACGGCCTTCTGGCTCGAATCAGACCGGATGCTGAGCCTGTCGTTCGATCAGCAGGTGCTCGACGTCCAGCAGAAAGTGGTGATCGAGGAGTTCAACCAACGCTACCTCAACCAGCCTTATGGCGATGTCTGGCTGAAGCTCCGCCCCGTAGCGTACCAGCAGCACCCTTACCGCTGGGCGACGATCGGCAAAGACATCAGCCATATCGAAAATGCCGTGCTCGACGACGTAAAGGCGTTTTTCTTCAAGTACTACGTACCCAACAACGCCATTCTGGTGGTGGCGGGCAACGTAACCACCGAGCAGGTAAAACAGCTGTGCAAAAAGTGGTTTGAGCCCATCCCGGCCGGTAAAGAGTACATCCGCAACCTGCCCGCTGAGCCCGCTCAGTCGGAAGCCCGCTTCATCGAAACCACGGCCGACGTACCCCTTAATGCGCTCTACAAAGCCTATCACATGCCGGGCCGGTTTGCCCCTGATTTCCAGACGGCCGATCTGCTCAGCGACGTGCTGGGGCGCAGCAAATCGTCGCGGCTGTACCGCAAGCTGCTGAAAGAAGAAGCCATTTTCAGCAACGTAGGCGCCTACATCACGGCCTCGCTCGATCCCGGCCTGCTGCTGGTACAAGGCAATCTCAACGAAGGCGTAACGCTCGAAGAAGCTGATGCCGCCGTGCAGAACGTGCTGCAGGAACTGATTGACAGCAACGTACCTGACGATGAGCTGATGAAGGTGAAAAACCAGGCCGAATCGACGATGGCGTTTTCGGAGGTGGAACTGCTGAACCGGGCCATGAACCTCGCCTTTGCTGCCAACGCCGGTGACCCCGAATGGGTAAACCAGGAGGCCGAAAAAATTCAGGCTGTCACGGCCGATGGCCTCCGGGACATGGCGCAACAGATTCTGCGCCCTGAAAACAGCTCGACGCTCTACTACCGCCGGGCCTAA
- the ispF gene encoding 2-C-methyl-D-erythritol 2,4-cyclodiphosphate synthase has product MKIRVGQGYDVHKLVAGHPFWLGGIQIPHTHGAYGHSDADIICHVICDALLGAANMRNIGYHFSDKDPRWKGVDSKELLAEVMRMIRAEGWEVGNVDVTVVLQEPKLNPHIPAMQTIIARVMNVPEADVAIKATTSEHMGFVGRQEGIAGFCVALIQKD; this is encoded by the coding sequence ATGAAAATACGCGTTGGACAGGGCTACGACGTCCATAAATTGGTAGCGGGGCACCCTTTCTGGTTGGGGGGTATCCAGATTCCGCATACGCACGGTGCTTACGGACATTCCGATGCCGACATTATCTGCCACGTGATCTGCGACGCGCTGCTGGGAGCCGCCAACATGCGGAATATTGGCTATCATTTTTCCGATAAAGACCCGCGTTGGAAAGGTGTCGACAGCAAAGAATTGCTGGCCGAGGTGATGCGGATGATCCGGGCCGAGGGCTGGGAAGTCGGCAACGTCGACGTAACGGTGGTGTTGCAGGAACCGAAATTAAACCCGCACATCCCGGCGATGCAGACCATTATCGCTCGCGTGATGAACGTACCTGAAGCCGACGTCGCCATCAAAGCGACCACCTCCGAGCATATGGGCTTCGTCGGCCGACAGGAAGGTATCGCCGGCTTCTGCGTGGCCCTAATCCAGAAAGACTAA
- a CDS encoding thioredoxin family protein: MKTVLALTLFLNLLAAPRLAPLWQTNLEQAKNEAKAGHKLILLYFSGSDWCGPCIKLKKEIYESDAFTTYADKQLVLVRADFPRAKKNQLSAEQTAHNESLAERYNPDGQFPMTVLLDANGKVLRNWSGYPASLTLQSLINDIDAAAAAH; this comes from the coding sequence ATGAAAACCGTACTTGCACTTACACTTTTTCTGAACCTGCTGGCAGCACCGCGACTGGCGCCGTTGTGGCAGACCAACCTAGAGCAGGCTAAAAACGAGGCCAAAGCGGGCCACAAGCTGATCCTGCTGTACTTTTCGGGTTCCGACTGGTGTGGGCCCTGCATCAAGCTAAAAAAAGAGATTTACGAATCGGACGCCTTCACGACCTACGCCGATAAACAACTGGTTCTGGTCCGGGCCGATTTTCCGCGAGCAAAGAAAAATCAGCTGAGCGCCGAGCAAACCGCCCACAATGAAAGTTTGGCCGAGCGCTACAACCCCGACGGGCAGTTTCCAATGACGGTGCTGCTCGATGCCAACGGAAAAGTCCTGCGCAACTGGTCGGGCTATCCGGCTTCGCTGACGCTCCAATCCCTCATCAATGACATCGACGCTGCCGCCGCTGCTCACTGA
- a CDS encoding (2Fe-2S)-binding protein, which yields MNRYTFLKNMGFRGAALMAILTSCVKEEDTYVDALTLTKDGQTVGGGTSTTVTTPASSTGSTADVLGVKNPLLTLTLANETALSKVGGYIQRSGITVGRISSTAFAAVTQTCSHEPKKQVILNGSTEFYCTAHGARFNLDGTGKNSLAGRGITAYKTLTDGKTLIIYS from the coding sequence ATGAATCGATATACGTTTCTAAAGAACATGGGATTTCGGGGTGCAGCGCTGATGGCCATTCTAACCTCCTGCGTTAAAGAGGAAGACACCTACGTAGATGCCCTGACGCTGACTAAAGACGGGCAGACCGTGGGTGGCGGCACCAGCACAACCGTAACAACGCCCGCCAGTTCGACGGGCAGCACCGCCGATGTGCTTGGTGTGAAGAACCCACTCCTGACGCTAACGTTGGCGAATGAAACGGCGCTATCCAAAGTAGGCGGCTACATTCAGCGAAGTGGCATCACCGTTGGCCGCATTTCGTCCACGGCTTTTGCCGCCGTAACCCAGACCTGTAGCCATGAGCCGAAGAAACAGGTCATCCTCAACGGGAGCACGGAGTTCTATTGCACCGCCCACGGGGCTCGGTTCAACCTCGATGGCACCGGCAAAAACAGCCTGGCGGGCCGGGGTATCACCGCCTACAAAACCCTCACCGACGGCAAAACGCTAATCATCTACAGCTAA
- a CDS encoding bifunctional nuclease family protein: protein MEKIKLEILGLSPSQSQSGSFALVLGEEYGNRRLPIIIGMFEAQAIAIEIEKIVPNRPMTHDLFKQFAKNFGFTVREIVISDLREGIFFARIVCSDGVQETVVDARPSDAIAIGIRFGVSIYTYESILSEAGITATSEEEDEDQEELVRASSRSPRAFGEQLKDMTVDELQRMLDEALGNEEYERAAKIRDEISKRN from the coding sequence GTGGAAAAGATTAAATTAGAAATATTAGGCTTGTCGCCCAGCCAGTCGCAGTCGGGTTCGTTTGCGTTGGTACTGGGTGAAGAATATGGCAATCGTCGCTTGCCCATCATCATCGGTATGTTTGAAGCGCAGGCTATCGCCATCGAGATCGAGAAAATTGTGCCCAACCGGCCGATGACACACGATCTCTTCAAGCAATTCGCCAAAAATTTCGGCTTCACGGTGCGCGAAATCGTTATCTCCGACCTCCGGGAAGGCATCTTCTTTGCGCGCATCGTCTGCTCAGACGGCGTGCAGGAGACGGTCGTTGATGCCCGCCCGTCGGATGCCATCGCCATCGGTATCCGGTTCGGGGTGTCGATCTATACCTACGAGTCGATCCTGTCAGAAGCGGGCATTACGGCCACGTCTGAGGAAGAAGATGAAGACCAGGAAGAGCTGGTGCGCGCATCGAGCCGGTCGCCACGCGCCTTCGGTGAGCAGTTGAAAGACATGACCGTCGATGAACTGCAACGCATGCTCGACGAAGCGCTCGGCAACGAAGAGTATGAGCGCGCCGCCAAAATCCGCGACGAAATTTCGAAGAGGAATTAG
- a CDS encoding FAD:protein FMN transferase, translating to MTSTLPPLLTDRSGRLHKKVLRLMGNRLEISVVTDNVPDGPGIAGAAIDAAIAEVSRIEALLTTFRPDSQTNQINAMAGVVPVVVDAEVFALIERSLKLSGLTQGAFDITYGGIDKRLWNFDTTMDALPDPEQVRQSVQLIDYRKVQLNPADRSVMLAEAGMRIGFGGIGKGYAAERARYVMQQLGIQSGVVNAAGDLTAWGTQPNGQPWTIGIADPNARQTAFSRLSISGYAVATSGDYEKYVLIGGKRYSHTIDPRTGYPVLGLKSVTVIAPNAELADALATPIMVMGPQVGLHLINQLPNIGCILIDDHDRLFTSKTIRLTA from the coding sequence ATGACATCGACGCTGCCGCCGCTGCTCACTGACCGGTCTGGGCGGCTGCACAAAAAAGTGCTGCGCCTCATGGGCAACCGGCTCGAAATCAGCGTCGTTACTGACAACGTACCTGACGGGCCCGGCATCGCCGGGGCGGCTATCGACGCGGCCATTGCCGAAGTCAGCCGAATTGAGGCGCTGCTGACGACGTTCCGGCCCGACAGCCAGACGAATCAGATTAACGCTATGGCCGGTGTGGTGCCGGTGGTGGTCGATGCCGAGGTGTTTGCGCTGATCGAACGGTCGCTGAAACTGTCGGGTCTGACGCAGGGCGCGTTTGACATCACCTACGGCGGCATCGACAAGCGCCTCTGGAACTTCGACACGACGATGGACGCGCTACCTGACCCCGAGCAGGTGCGGCAATCGGTGCAGTTGATCGACTACCGAAAAGTGCAACTCAACCCGGCCGACAGGAGCGTAATGCTGGCCGAGGCGGGCATGCGCATAGGCTTCGGAGGCATCGGCAAAGGCTATGCCGCCGAGCGGGCCCGTTACGTGATGCAGCAGCTTGGGATTCAGTCGGGGGTGGTAAACGCGGCAGGCGACCTGACGGCCTGGGGCACCCAACCCAACGGCCAGCCCTGGACCATCGGCATTGCCGACCCCAATGCGCGCCAGACGGCGTTTTCCCGGCTCAGCATCAGCGGTTATGCCGTGGCGACGTCGGGCGATTACGAGAAATACGTACTCATCGGCGGCAAACGCTACAGCCACACCATCGACCCGCGCACGGGCTACCCCGTGTTGGGCCTGAAGAGCGTCACCGTAATCGCGCCCAACGCCGAGCTAGCCGACGCCCTGGCCACGCCCATTATGGTGATGGGGCCGCAAGTTGGCCTGCATCTGATCAACCAATTACCCAACATAGGCTGCATTCTGATCGACGATCACGACCGGCTGTTTACGTCAAAAACCATCAGACTAACTGCATGA
- a CDS encoding DUF4266 domain-containing protein, with translation MNRNTYRLLAFGFGLALCLSATSCVTVKEYQKNRLNDSEMELTNRKSEKFESSFYLYREGPSGASGGKSSGGCGCN, from the coding sequence ATGAACAGGAACACATATCGGCTGCTGGCCTTTGGGTTTGGGCTGGCGCTTTGCCTCTCGGCTACGAGCTGCGTTACGGTGAAAGAATACCAGAAAAACCGGCTTAACGACTCGGAAATGGAACTGACCAACCGCAAATCGGAGAAGTTCGAAAGCAGTTTTTATCTGTACCGGGAAGGACCATCGGGTGCCAGCGGTGGCAAGAGCAGCGGGGGCTGTGGCTGCAATTAG